The Erythrobacter aurantius genome includes a window with the following:
- a CDS encoding DUF1476 domain-containing protein — translation MTDFKDRERAEEAKFALDEETAFKIAARRNRLLGEWAAGVMGLTPEETEAYKKSVVQADFEEAGDEDVIRKLLGDLTAAETNVSEADIRAKLDEMAVEAKRQFMSQI, via the coding sequence ATGACAGATTTCAAGGATCGCGAACGCGCTGAAGAGGCAAAGTTCGCACTCGACGAAGAAACCGCGTTCAAGATCGCTGCACGCCGCAATCGCCTGCTGGGCGAATGGGCAGCAGGGGTCATGGGCCTGACTCCGGAGGAAACCGAAGCGTACAAGAAATCGGTCGTTCAGGCGGATTTCGAAGAAGCCGGTGACGAAGACGTGATCCGCAAGCTGCTGGGTGATCTGACCGCTGCGGAAACCAATGTTTCCGAGGCCGACATTCGCGCCAAGCTCGACGAGATGGCGGTTGAGGCCAAGCGCCAGTTCATGAGCCAGATCTGA
- a CDS encoding BolA/IbaG family iron-sulfur metabolism protein — protein sequence MPMAGADIEAAIRGAFPDAIVELRDLAGDDNHWAVTVTSSQFAGKNRVQQHKMVYAAIGEKMGGELHALQVTTVIPT from the coding sequence ATGCCGATGGCAGGAGCCGATATCGAAGCCGCCATTCGCGGGGCGTTTCCCGACGCGATTGTGGAACTGCGCGACCTTGCAGGGGATGACAATCACTGGGCCGTAACCGTTACTTCGAGCCAGTTTGCAGGGAAAAACCGGGTGCAGCAGCACAAGATGGTTTACGCCGCCATAGGTGAGAAGATGGGCGGCGAACTTCACGCCTTGCAAGTCACAACGGTTATTCCCACGTAA
- the grxD gene encoding Grx4 family monothiol glutaredoxin has product MADTDTNTRIASLVGENDVVLFMKGTPLFPQCGFSNLAVNILDHCGVAYESVDVLQDMEIRQGIKAYSDWPTIPQLYVKGEFIGGSDIMKEMFEAGELQQLMEEKQIARIES; this is encoded by the coding sequence ATGGCTGATACCGACACCAACACCCGTATTGCGAGCCTTGTGGGCGAAAACGACGTCGTGCTGTTCATGAAAGGCACGCCGCTGTTCCCGCAGTGCGGTTTCTCGAACCTTGCGGTGAATATCCTCGATCATTGCGGCGTTGCCTATGAAAGCGTCGATGTTCTGCAGGACATGGAAATCCGCCAGGGCATCAAGGCCTATTCCGACTGGCCGACCATTCCGCAGCTGTATGTCAAAGGCGAATTCATCGGCGGAAGCGACATCATGAAAGAGATGTTCGAAGCCGGCGAGCTTCAGCAGCTGATGGAAGAAAAGCAGATCGCCCGTATCGAAAGCTGA
- a CDS encoding NUDIX hydrolase, with amino-acid sequence MGTDFDKTAGKSSEGIPAATIIIFRNCPDGGAPQVLMTIRSRTMAFAGGMAVFPGGRVDPSDFAMAEALVDAGTITLTAEEAAHQIAAIRETLEETGLALGLKGKIDAASAAKARTMLEERNELAPVLDAFDWSLDLEQITPFARWFPKNENIPRVYDTRFYLANLGTGAVDVSIDNSENTHLFWTSAQGALDAADRGEIKLIFPTRRNLERLALFASFDEARAQAEAIPVKTIVPQIDTSSGQPMLTIMEDAGYPITAELLETVARG; translated from the coding sequence ATGGGCACCGATTTCGACAAGACCGCGGGCAAATCATCCGAAGGCATTCCCGCAGCCACTATCATCATCTTTCGCAACTGCCCCGATGGCGGCGCGCCGCAGGTCTTGATGACGATCCGTTCGCGCACAATGGCTTTTGCCGGCGGGATGGCGGTGTTCCCGGGTGGCAGGGTGGACCCTTCGGACTTCGCCATGGCTGAAGCGCTTGTGGATGCGGGGACGATTACCCTCACCGCCGAAGAGGCCGCGCACCAGATTGCCGCGATCCGTGAAACGCTTGAGGAAACCGGGCTCGCGCTGGGTTTGAAAGGCAAGATCGATGCCGCAAGCGCGGCCAAGGCGCGGACCATGCTTGAAGAACGCAACGAACTTGCCCCGGTTCTCGACGCGTTCGACTGGTCGCTTGATCTTGAACAGATCACGCCTTTTGCCCGTTGGTTCCCCAAGAACGAGAACATCCCGCGGGTTTACGACACGCGCTTCTACCTCGCCAATCTGGGCACCGGCGCGGTGGATGTTTCGATCGACAATTCGGAAAACACCCATCTGTTCTGGACCAGTGCGCAAGGCGCGCTCGATGCGGCGGACCGGGGTGAGATCAAATTGATTTTCCCCACCCGCCGAAACCTTGAACGGCTCGCCCTGTTCGCCAGTTTCGACGAAGCCCGCGCTCAGGCGGAGGCGATCCCCGTGAAAACGATCGTGCCGCAAATCGACACCAGCAGCGGACAGCCCATGCTCACGATCATGGAAGATGCGGGCTATCCCATCACCGCCGAATTGCTGGAAACAGTCGCGCGGGGGTAA
- a CDS encoding queuosine precursor transporter, translating into MENLDKAAAFDTDPDDGIQATSHAPVTFRYYEFVMAAFVAILLLSNIIGAAKLTFVEVSWWPEGWWPASDGVFIYGAGILFFPLGYVIGDVLTEIYGFARARRVIWTGFAAMIFLAFMSYVVVSLPAFDGWACSASGFEGQGPLTSTTDPDGPTGAICQQTYESVFGSTWRIVVASIVAFWAGEFVNSYVMAKMKVWTRGKMLWTRTIGSTVVGQGVDSLIFYPIAFLGIWTTEAVITVMVTNWLLKVLWEALLTPVTYLVVNRLKKAEGVDLFDTDTDFSPFSSSESRS; encoded by the coding sequence ATGGAAAACCTCGACAAAGCCGCCGCTTTCGACACCGATCCTGATGACGGCATTCAGGCGACAAGCCATGCGCCCGTCACGTTCCGCTATTACGAATTCGTAATGGCGGCTTTTGTCGCGATCCTGCTGCTTTCGAACATCATCGGCGCGGCAAAGCTTACATTTGTCGAAGTCAGCTGGTGGCCAGAAGGCTGGTGGCCTGCGTCTGACGGCGTGTTCATTTACGGAGCGGGAATCCTGTTCTTCCCGCTCGGCTATGTTATCGGCGACGTGCTGACGGAAATCTACGGTTTCGCCCGTGCACGGCGCGTGATCTGGACCGGCTTTGCCGCGATGATCTTCCTTGCCTTCATGAGCTACGTCGTCGTCAGCCTGCCAGCGTTTGATGGCTGGGCCTGTTCGGCTAGCGGGTTTGAAGGCCAAGGTCCCCTTACCTCCACCACCGATCCCGATGGCCCCACGGGTGCAATCTGCCAGCAGACATACGAATCCGTTTTCGGCAGTACATGGCGCATTGTTGTCGCATCGATAGTCGCCTTTTGGGCGGGCGAGTTCGTCAACTCCTACGTCATGGCAAAGATGAAGGTGTGGACCCGTGGCAAGATGCTGTGGACCCGCACGATCGGCTCCACAGTGGTCGGACAGGGCGTGGATAGCCTCATCTTCTACCCCATCGCCTTTCTCGGCATCTGGACGACCGAGGCGGTGATTACCGTGATGGTGACCAACTGGCTGCTCAAGGTGCTATGGGAAGCGCTGCTGACCCCGGTGACTTACTTGGTGGTGAACCGCCTGAAGAAAGCCGAAGGCGTCGATCTGTTTGACACTGACACCGATTTCTCGCCCTTTTCGAGCAGCGAGAGCCGATCCTAG
- a CDS encoding Ppx/GppA family phosphatase codes for MSTKRRRGDRDGTFAGNTPERAIIDIGSNTVRLVVYGGSMRAPMVILNEKVTARLGRDIGKDGRLADEAIAFALRGLERFALLLDDLGIDDVETLATAAVREASNGPEFVEQLEALGFKPRILSGEEEARISASGVIGAFPGARGSVADLGGGSLELVHIAGDETSDPVSLPLGALRLPDFRPPSGKNPVAQMRKGLEKVIREAGWSSSEHGNLEPEPLYLVGGTWRAMAVFAMQTRDHPLSDPHGFELSVEDVLQLTELLIAETPESLKDRKRISIMRAEKLPDAAVLLQALVAQLSPSKIVFSSWGLREGLLYDRLPPHGKAQDPLLAGVSVFATQRGAPPTLATLIAAWTVAAVPMRRHGNERLRLAATMLALASMQIEPNIRLPQAIDWALHKRWIAVDGAERAMLAATIAANGNQIDLTDSLSSLAGEEAIDEAVCWGLAVRLARRLGARSRRSLQVSRLVIRDGFLILRLATSHEALFGVPVEKDMKLLAGQLGLDWTVEIVPDEDLHADAAD; via the coding sequence ATGAGCACAAAGCGCAGGCGCGGTGATCGCGACGGGACATTCGCGGGTAACACGCCCGAGCGGGCGATTATCGACATCGGCTCCAACACGGTTCGCTTGGTCGTCTACGGCGGCTCGATGCGGGCACCGATGGTGATCCTGAACGAAAAGGTCACTGCGCGGCTTGGCCGCGATATCGGCAAAGACGGGCGACTGGCCGATGAAGCGATCGCTTTCGCGCTTCGCGGTTTGGAGCGATTTGCCCTGCTGCTGGACGATCTTGGAATTGACGATGTCGAGACCCTCGCGACTGCTGCTGTGCGGGAAGCCAGCAACGGTCCAGAATTCGTCGAGCAGCTCGAGGCGCTGGGTTTCAAGCCGCGCATCCTTTCGGGTGAGGAAGAGGCCCGTATCAGCGCCAGCGGAGTGATAGGCGCCTTTCCCGGAGCCCGTGGCAGCGTTGCCGACCTTGGTGGAGGCAGCCTTGAACTGGTCCATATCGCCGGGGATGAAACAAGTGATCCGGTATCTTTGCCGCTCGGCGCGTTGCGGCTCCCTGACTTCCGGCCGCCCAGCGGAAAAAATCCCGTCGCGCAAATGCGCAAGGGGCTGGAAAAGGTCATACGGGAAGCGGGTTGGTCATCATCCGAGCACGGCAATCTTGAGCCAGAGCCGCTTTATCTTGTCGGCGGAACATGGCGCGCCATGGCAGTTTTTGCCATGCAGACGCGCGATCATCCCTTGTCCGATCCGCACGGCTTCGAATTGAGCGTTGAAGACGTCCTGCAATTGACCGAACTGCTGATCGCTGAGACGCCAGAAAGCTTGAAAGACCGCAAACGCATTTCCATCATGCGCGCCGAAAAGCTTCCCGACGCGGCGGTGCTGTTGCAGGCGCTTGTCGCGCAGCTTTCTCCAAGCAAGATCGTGTTTTCATCGTGGGGTTTGCGAGAAGGATTGCTTTACGATCGACTTCCGCCGCACGGGAAAGCCCAGGATCCGCTGCTGGCCGGTGTATCGGTCTTCGCCACTCAGCGCGGTGCACCTCCGACGCTGGCCACGCTTATTGCGGCTTGGACGGTGGCTGCTGTCCCGATGCGCCGCCATGGCAATGAGCGCCTGCGTCTGGCCGCGACGATGTTGGCACTGGCATCAATGCAGATCGAGCCGAACATCCGCCTGCCGCAAGCCATCGACTGGGCTTTGCACAAACGCTGGATCGCGGTGGACGGAGCAGAGCGCGCCATGCTGGCGGCGACAATCGCAGCGAATGGCAACCAGATTGATCTTACCGACAGTCTTAGCTCTCTGGCTGGCGAGGAAGCGATCGATGAAGCTGTGTGCTGGGGCCTTGCAGTAAGACTGGCGAGAAGGCTTGGTGCGCGGTCAAGAAGGTCGCTTCAGGTCAGCCGCCTGGTGATAAGGGACGGATTCCTAATCTTGCGGCTCGCCACCAGCCATGAGGCGCTGTTCGGCGTGCCGGTCGAAAAGGACATGAAGCTGCTGGCAGGGCAACTCGGCCTTGATTGGACTGTCGAAATTGTCCCTGACGAGGACTTGCACGCTGACGCGGCGGACTAG
- a CDS encoding RNA degradosome polyphosphate kinase, which translates to MSSPTQTSQPNVSAASPPSVPPTAISPGAEAYFNRELSWLAFNERVLAEACNAKYPLLERLRFLSISGSNLDEFMMIRVAGLVGQAQRGIDKPAIDGRTPTQQLVAIREKLAELSALQQDIWRELRDQLAVADIHIADERRVKPEAHKWLESFFLDEISPIITPQALDPAHPFPFVQNEGMGLLFTLTRDADQEQIIEMILIPSALPRFVRVPAEVSGTTEAIYISIASLIQRYAKKLFPGFTIQGDGLFRVLRDSDIEIEEEAEDLVRTFRSAIQRRRRGQVIQLELEEDFDPRAEAILLEQLGINQAAVIKTDGMIGIDGLAEIVGEDRPDLKFDAYSPRYPERVREHDGDAFSAIREKDIIIHHPYESFEVVVDFIRQAAADPDVVAIKQTLYRAGSQSAVINALIEAAENGKSVTAVVELKARFDEEQNLKWATKLERAGVQVIYGFTDWKTHAKVAMVVRREENGFRTYCHFGTGNYHPITAKIYTDLSFFTADHKLARDAAKMMNFVTGYVEPHGLEMISIAPLDLREEIYRRIDAEIANAAKGKPAAIWMKCNQITDVGMIDRLYAASNAGVPVELVVRGICCLRPGVPGMSENIHVKSIIGRFLEHSRIYAFANGRAMPGPNAKVYISSADLMERNLDRRVEALIPIRNRTVHDQILQQVLLANMLDTEQSWWLHSDGSYSRVETDGKPFNCHRYFMTNPSLSGRGGALEAGGVPKLSLRRGRSG; encoded by the coding sequence ATGAGCAGTCCCACTCAGACCAGCCAGCCCAATGTTTCGGCCGCATCCCCGCCGTCCGTCCCACCGACGGCCATTTCGCCCGGCGCGGAAGCCTATTTCAACCGTGAACTGTCATGGCTGGCGTTCAATGAGCGCGTTCTGGCGGAGGCCTGCAACGCGAAATACCCGCTGTTAGAACGGCTGCGGTTCCTTTCTATTTCGGGCAGCAATCTCGATGAATTCATGATGATCCGTGTCGCGGGCCTTGTCGGACAGGCGCAGCGCGGGATCGACAAGCCGGCGATTGATGGCCGCACGCCGACGCAGCAGTTGGTGGCAATCCGGGAGAAGCTGGCTGAACTTTCCGCCCTTCAGCAGGATATCTGGCGTGAATTGCGTGACCAGTTGGCGGTGGCCGACATCCACATCGCCGATGAGCGTCGGGTAAAGCCTGAGGCGCACAAATGGCTGGAAAGCTTCTTCCTCGACGAAATCTCTCCGATCATCACGCCGCAGGCGCTTGATCCTGCGCATCCGTTTCCCTTCGTTCAAAACGAAGGGATGGGCCTGCTGTTCACGCTGACGCGCGACGCGGATCAGGAACAGATTATCGAAATGATCCTGATCCCATCGGCGCTGCCCCGGTTTGTCCGCGTTCCTGCGGAAGTGAGCGGGACGACAGAGGCAATCTACATCTCGATTGCCAGCCTGATCCAGCGTTATGCCAAGAAGCTGTTTCCCGGCTTTACAATTCAGGGCGACGGCCTGTTCCGGGTTCTGCGCGACAGCGATATCGAAATCGAGGAAGAGGCAGAAGATCTCGTGCGGACTTTCCGCAGCGCGATCCAGCGCCGCCGCCGGGGGCAGGTGATCCAGTTGGAGCTTGAAGAGGATTTCGATCCCCGCGCCGAGGCGATCCTGCTCGAACAGCTCGGCATCAACCAAGCAGCCGTGATCAAGACCGATGGAATGATCGGGATCGACGGGCTCGCGGAAATCGTTGGCGAGGATCGGCCCGACCTGAAATTCGATGCCTATTCCCCGCGCTATCCTGAACGGGTGCGTGAACACGATGGCGATGCCTTTTCCGCGATCCGGGAAAAAGACATCATCATTCATCACCCCTACGAAAGCTTCGAAGTGGTGGTCGATTTCATCCGACAGGCTGCCGCCGATCCGGATGTGGTAGCGATCAAGCAGACGCTTTATCGCGCCGGCTCTCAATCAGCGGTGATCAATGCCCTGATCGAAGCGGCTGAGAACGGAAAGTCCGTCACTGCCGTAGTGGAATTGAAGGCGCGCTTTGACGAGGAACAGAACCTCAAATGGGCGACCAAGCTTGAACGCGCCGGGGTTCAGGTGATCTACGGTTTCACCGATTGGAAAACCCACGCCAAGGTGGCGATGGTGGTGCGGCGCGAGGAAAACGGGTTTCGCACTTACTGCCATTTCGGAACCGGCAACTACCACCCGATCACGGCCAAGATTTACACCGACCTTTCCTTCTTCACTGCCGATCACAAGCTGGCGCGCGATGCAGCGAAGATGATGAATTTCGTAACGGGCTATGTCGAACCGCACGGGCTGGAAATGATTTCGATCGCTCCGCTGGACCTGCGCGAGGAGATATATCGCCGCATTGATGCCGAAATCGCCAACGCCGCCAAGGGCAAGCCCGCCGCGATTTGGATGAAATGCAACCAGATCACCGATGTCGGGATGATTGATCGGCTTTATGCAGCCAGTAATGCGGGCGTTCCCGTTGAACTGGTGGTGCGGGGGATTTGCTGCCTTCGCCCCGGTGTTCCGGGAATGAGCGAGAATATTCATGTCAAATCGATCATTGGACGCTTCCTGGAGCACAGCCGAATTTACGCCTTCGCCAATGGCCGGGCGATGCCGGGCCCGAACGCCAAGGTCTACATCTCCTCGGCCGACCTGATGGAACGCAATCTTGATCGCCGGGTCGAAGCCCTGATCCCGATCCGCAACCGAACCGTGCATGACCAGATCCTCCAACAGGTGCTGCTCGCCAACATGCTCGATACCGAACAAAGCTGGTGGCTGCATTCAGACGGCAGCTATTCGCGGGTTGAAACAGACGGAAAGCCGTTCAACTGCCACCGTTACTTCATGACGAACCCATCGCTTTCGGGCCGGGGCGGGGCGCTTGAGGCAGGCGGCGTGCCCAAGCTTTCGCTGCGGCGGGGCCGTTCGGGATGA
- the virB11 gene encoding P-type DNA transfer ATPase VirB11 → MTADIHPLSTGQHPAGGNADDGTAPTGETPSYAAIGGERSVYLEAYLAPFKRWLDRDTITEIMVNAPGEVWIEDASDPGIKKVITPEIDDRLVQRLAEQVARVSHQGINREHPLLGATLPDGARIQFCGPPASRKHWVMAIRRHRRLDLPLDAYDTGPLAGEAVIEMPDPQFQPIEYLREAIRHRRTILISGGTSTGKTTFLNAMLGEIPREERVVLVEDTPELKFPGENSVGLVAVKGELGEAKVTPNELLQAALRLRPDRIVLGELRGAESVSFLRAINTGHPGSFSTIHANSLRGALEQLALMVMQTGIGLTRSDTISYAASVIDVIVQLGRDANGKRGITAIADSRSLV, encoded by the coding sequence ATGACGGCTGACATTCATCCTCTTTCGACCGGCCAGCATCCCGCTGGTGGCAATGCGGATGATGGCACCGCCCCAACAGGCGAAACGCCCTCCTATGCTGCTATCGGAGGGGAACGCAGCGTCTATCTCGAAGCCTATCTTGCGCCGTTCAAGCGCTGGCTGGATCGCGACACGATTACCGAAATCATGGTCAACGCGCCCGGCGAGGTCTGGATCGAGGATGCGTCAGATCCCGGAATCAAGAAGGTCATCACCCCCGAAATCGATGATCGCCTTGTGCAACGCCTTGCCGAACAGGTTGCGCGGGTCAGTCATCAAGGCATCAACCGCGAACATCCGCTGTTAGGTGCTACCTTGCCCGACGGCGCGCGTATCCAGTTCTGCGGTCCGCCTGCAAGCCGCAAGCATTGGGTCATGGCCATTCGCCGTCACCGCCGGCTCGACCTCCCGCTTGACGCCTACGACACCGGGCCTCTTGCCGGTGAGGCTGTGATCGAAATGCCCGATCCGCAGTTTCAGCCGATCGAATATCTGCGTGAAGCCATCCGCCACCGGCGCACCATCCTCATCTCAGGCGGGACAAGCACCGGCAAGACGACTTTCCTCAATGCCATGCTGGGTGAAATCCCGCGCGAGGAGCGCGTCGTGCTGGTGGAAGATACGCCCGAATTGAAATTCCCGGGCGAAAACTCTGTCGGATTGGTGGCGGTGAAGGGCGAACTAGGTGAGGCGAAGGTCACCCCCAATGAACTGCTTCAGGCCGCATTGCGACTGAGGCCCGATCGCATCGTCCTTGGCGAACTGCGCGGCGCAGAAAGCGTGTCCTTCCTGCGCGCGATCAACACCGGCCATCCCGGCAGCTTTTCGACCATTCACGCCAATTCGCTGCGGGGCGCATTGGAGCAACTCGCGCTCATGGTCATGCAGACAGGGATCGGCCTTACCCGCTCTGACACGATTTCCTACGCGGCGAGCGTTATCGACGTGATCGTGCAATTGGGTCGCGATGCCAACGGCAAGCGCGGGATTACCGCAATTGCCGACAGCCGATCTCTGGTTTGA
- a CDS encoding TrbI/VirB10 family protein codes for MRLAMRLPPKKGDNGNNGGIDPRDEESADVIDLASRSGFSPVAQRKTKTEGLGLAAGVAIVGLLGATTFWAMNAAQVPEPASVGGQGQQVPAQAAAAPAVDPNAQPSPPPAVLPARPDPAPAPILANAPAVGAAVNPYNSPQLVFDASQAAGANVAQQPITGGSTSAATSTGDSGAGGSAAAFASRIGGVGGAPAQARAMVNPATTVTEGTMIPAILETAINTDVPGYVRAVVSQDVRSFDGSRVLVPRSSRLIGQYQSGVQQGQKRAYVIWTRLIRPDGASVNIASPAVAFDGTTGLEGDVNSHFFRRFGSAMLLSVIGGLGAVASGGTSIVLGGAGQGAAGVAAEQDGQISPTIRVRMGEPIRVFTARDLDFSTVSQ; via the coding sequence ATGCGTCTTGCCATGCGTCTTCCGCCCAAGAAGGGCGACAATGGAAACAATGGCGGGATCGATCCGCGTGACGAGGAATCCGCCGACGTCATCGATCTCGCAAGCCGCAGCGGCTTTTCTCCGGTCGCGCAGCGCAAGACCAAGACCGAAGGGCTGGGGCTCGCGGCGGGGGTCGCGATCGTGGGGCTGCTTGGTGCCACGACCTTTTGGGCGATGAACGCGGCACAAGTTCCCGAACCCGCCAGTGTTGGCGGACAAGGCCAGCAGGTGCCCGCGCAAGCGGCGGCTGCTCCAGCAGTTGATCCAAACGCGCAGCCATCGCCGCCCCCGGCAGTTCTGCCGGCGCGTCCCGATCCGGCACCCGCGCCGATCCTTGCGAACGCGCCTGCCGTGGGAGCCGCTGTGAACCCTTACAACAGCCCTCAGCTCGTGTTCGATGCCAGTCAGGCGGCCGGAGCGAATGTCGCGCAGCAGCCGATCACGGGCGGGTCGACGAGCGCGGCGACAAGCACGGGTGACAGCGGCGCAGGAGGTTCGGCAGCTGCCTTTGCAAGCCGCATAGGCGGCGTCGGCGGCGCTCCGGCCCAGGCGCGAGCTATGGTCAATCCGGCAACGACGGTAACAGAAGGAACGATGATCCCCGCGATCCTCGAAACCGCGATCAACACCGACGTGCCCGGCTATGTTCGCGCGGTTGTGAGCCAGGACGTGCGCAGCTTTGACGGCAGCCGGGTGCTGGTGCCGCGTTCGTCGCGCCTCATCGGGCAGTACCAGTCCGGTGTCCAGCAAGGGCAAAAGCGCGCTTATGTCATCTGGACCCGTCTGATCAGGCCGGATGGTGCATCGGTGAATATCGCGTCACCAGCGGTGGCCTTTGATGGCACAACCGGGCTGGAAGGCGATGTGAATAGCCACTTCTTCCGCCGCTTCGGTTCCGCGATGTTGTTGTCCGTGATCGGCGGGCTCGGGGCGGTGGCTTCGGGCGGCACCTCGATTGTGCTTGGCGGCGCCGGACAGGGCGCTGCGGGTGTCGCAGCGGAGCAAGACGGCCAGATCAGCCCGACGATCCGCGTGCGCATGGGCGAACCGATCCGCGTTTTCACCGCGCGCGATCTCGACTTCAGCACCGTTTCGCAGTGA
- a CDS encoding TrbG/VirB9 family P-type conjugative transfer protein, which yields MIRADFIRPFVAGLALALAVPAAAQDAAEGDPRLQTLTFDEAQVFTIRGKVLVQTTIKFGPDETIENVAVGDSNAWQIQPNKAQSILFVKPLEPSARTNMTVVTSKRTYLFDLVASPRNAPLYVLQFRYPELERAQAEAELAAAQEAERAAAAGEPNAIELAAANDPYAVTDPAMLNFEWAGAGASELLPSRAYDNGDALFLTWPAGTAVPAILVTNADGDVGPVNFTVRGDTVVLDGVPAQVILRSGGESATLTNTGPVRSQSARAGDSGRRGS from the coding sequence ATGATCCGTGCCGACTTCATTCGGCCTTTTGTTGCTGGGCTTGCCCTTGCACTAGCGGTTCCTGCAGCTGCGCAGGACGCGGCTGAAGGCGATCCCCGTCTTCAGACGCTGACCTTCGACGAAGCGCAGGTTTTCACCATTCGGGGCAAGGTTCTGGTCCAGACGACGATCAAGTTCGGACCGGACGAAACGATTGAGAACGTCGCGGTCGGCGACAGCAATGCGTGGCAGATTCAGCCGAACAAGGCGCAGTCGATCCTGTTTGTGAAGCCACTGGAACCGAGCGCGCGCACCAATATGACGGTAGTGACGAGCAAGCGCACCTATCTGTTCGATCTGGTTGCCAGCCCGCGCAATGCGCCGCTGTACGTTCTGCAATTCCGTTATCCGGAACTGGAGCGGGCTCAGGCAGAGGCGGAACTCGCCGCAGCGCAGGAGGCCGAACGCGCGGCTGCTGCGGGCGAACCCAATGCGATTGAACTGGCTGCGGCGAACGATCCCTATGCGGTCACCGATCCCGCGATGCTCAATTTCGAATGGGCAGGGGCAGGCGCCAGCGAATTGCTCCCGTCCCGCGCCTATGACAATGGCGATGCCCTGTTCCTGACTTGGCCTGCAGGGACTGCGGTTCCCGCGATCCTTGTCACCAATGCCGATGGCGATGTCGGGCCTGTCAACTTCACGGTTCGGGGCGATACCGTTGTGCTGGACGGTGTGCCTGCGCAGGTGATCCTGCGTTCGGGCGGTGAAAGCGCCACGCTTACCAACACCGGCCCGGTGCGTTCCCAGAGCGCCCGCGCAGGCGACAGCGGGCGACGTGGATCATGA
- a CDS encoding type IV secretion system protein yields MTTSCDLVAQDMGTGVAAALTAVDCIASQVSEQAFNRLFGSEGQFGLALSIMLTLYVAFFGISLMLGRSNLSIRAVIPRMMTIGLVLTFATSFAAFQAIFYELVVGGPNYVAGLLTDSGSSATATFATKLDIVFLAVQEASTGQTDINMFSPPGMMWFGAMLLLIGTVGLLVTARIGIALLLAIGPIFVVMALFNGTRGLFVGWLKGLVMLALAPFFAVVGGSIMLELAVPILAALVAVPGQIDQQAAMAFFLVGFVHCALMLMVLIVSAKMVSGWTVFGFATPDKADNRAFEPALAPMAQPLAVTPDRASQLTPRAAPTGGQRRVDVATPVVQAANDTGSAGSAIIRETKVFATSAGTGQSAAGAPATSRTRGIGNRFRSAGQAGRNVSRSEKTK; encoded by the coding sequence ATGACGACGAGCTGCGATCTCGTTGCTCAGGACATGGGCACCGGCGTCGCTGCGGCGCTGACTGCGGTTGATTGCATCGCATCGCAGGTCAGCGAGCAGGCGTTCAATCGTCTGTTCGGATCCGAGGGGCAATTCGGGCTCGCGCTTTCGATCATGCTCACCCTTTATGTGGCGTTCTTCGGCATCAGCCTGATGCTTGGCAGGTCGAACCTGTCGATCCGCGCTGTCATCCCCAGGATGATGACGATCGGGCTGGTCTTGACCTTTGCGACCAGTTTTGCCGCTTTTCAGGCGATTTTCTACGAACTCGTGGTCGGTGGCCCGAACTACGTCGCAGGCTTGCTTACCGACAGCGGCAGCTCTGCCACCGCCACCTTCGCGACCAAGCTCGATATCGTATTCCTCGCCGTGCAAGAGGCGTCAACCGGCCAGACCGATATCAACATGTTCTCGCCTCCGGGGATGATGTGGTTTGGTGCGATGCTGTTGCTGATCGGAACTGTCGGTCTGCTGGTGACGGCCCGGATCGGGATTGCCTTGTTGCTTGCCATTGGGCCGATCTTTGTCGTTATGGCGCTGTTCAATGGCACTCGCGGGCTGTTTGTCGGCTGGCTCAAAGGTTTGGTGATGCTTGCACTCGCGCCGTTTTTTGCGGTTGTCGGCGGGTCGATCATGCTTGAGCTTGCGGTGCCGATCCTTGCTGCACTGGTCGCGGTTCCGGGACAGATTGACCAACAGGCGGCGATGGCGTTTTTCCTTGTGGGGTTTGTCCATTGCGCGCTGATGCTGATGGTTCTGATCGTTTCTGCAAAAATGGTCAGCGGCTGGACAGTCTTTGGCTTCGCCACCCCGGACAAAGCTGATAACCGCGCGTTCGAGCCTGCTCTTGCTCCGATGGCGCAACCGCTGGCGGTGACACCGGATCGTGCTTCGCAATTGACGCCGAGGGCGGCTCCGACTGGTGGGCAACGACGCGTCGATGTCGCAACCCCCGTCGTGCAGGCAGCCAATGATACGGGTTCAGCGGGCAGTGCGATCATCCGCGAGACCAAGGTATTTGCCACCAGTGCTGGCACCGGCCAAAGCGCCGCAGGTGCGCCAGCAACCTCGCGCACGCGCGGGATTGGAAACCGCTTCCGCTCCGCAGGTCAGGCGGGCAGAAATGTTTCGAGATCGGAGAAAACGAAATGA